Within the Streptomyces sp. NBC_00353 genome, the region ATGTCGGCCTGCTTGAGCTGGGCGGCGAGGTCACGCGTGCCGGTGTGGCACTGGGTGACGGTGGCGTTCTCGGACTTACGGGTCAGCAGCAGCGGGATCGAGCGGCCGATGGTGACACCGCGGCCGACGACCACGACGTGCGCCCCGTTGATCTCGACGTCGTGGTGGCGGAGCAGCTGGACGACGCCCTGCGGGGTGCACGGCAGCGGGCCCGTCTCGTTCAGGACGAGCCGGCCGAGGTTCATCGGGTGCAGACCGTCGGCGTCCTTGACCGGGTCCATCAGTTCCAGGACACGGTTGGTGTCGATGCCCTTGGGGAGGGGAAGCTGCACGATGTACCCCGTGCAGTCGGGGTTGGCGTTGAGCTCCCGTACGACGTCCTCGATCTCCTCCTGGGTGGCGGTGTCGGGGAGTTCGCGCTGGATGGAGCCGATGCCGACCTGCGCGCAGTCGCGGTGCTTGCCGTTCACGTACCACCTGCTGCCCGGGTCGTCCCCGACGAGCAGGGTTCCCAGGCCAGGGGTGATGCCCTGCGCCTTGAGGGCCGCCACGCGGACGGTCAGATCGGACTTGATCGCGGCTGCGGTGGCCTTGCCATCGAGAATCTGGGCAGTCATAGTGCCCATCCTCGCGGATGACCCCGCCCGCATACCAATTCTGGGTCCCCACGGTGGCCCGTAGATTGCGCTTGCACAACACATACGGCAATCGACTGGACAAAAAGCCGATGTCAAGACCACGATGAGCCGCGCAGTATCGCGGGCAGTGTCGGGGGGACAGGCCGTTCTGATTGCGCATGATTCCTCCGCCCGGACCGCGTCGTCCCCGCACTTTCGCAACGGAGGAATTTCGCCATGAGCAACGGCGACCCGAACAACCCCTACGGCCAGCAGCCGGGCGGGCAGCCGGGCTACGGCTACCCCCAGCAGGCCCCGCAGGGCGTGCCCCAGCAGGGCTACGGCTACCCCGCGGCCCCGCCCGTCCAGCCCGGTTACGGCTTCCCGGGCGCCCCGGTCGAGATGCCGGGCGGCGTGAAGGCGGCCCGCGTGATGCTGTGGGTCGTCGCCGCCTTCCAGATCATTGGCGCCATCATCGCGTTCGCAGGCATGGGTGCGGTCGACGACGCCGTCAACAACGCCGGCTCCACCGCCGACACCGAAACGATCGCCAACTTCGGCAAGGGCCTCCTGGCGTTTGTCGCCGTGCTCGCGCTTATCTTCGCCGGGCTCTCGGTCGCGCTCGCGCTCAAGATGAAGACCGGTGGCAATGCCACCCGTGTCTGCGCCATCGTTTACGGCGCCTTCATCTGCCTCGGCGGCATCTTCCAGCTGCCCCTGGGCATCGTCACCATCGCGCTCGGCGTCCTGATCATCGTCTTCGTGGCGAAGTCGGACGGGGCCGCTTGGTTCCAGCGACCGCGCGCCTGAGCCGACCAACCGCAACAGTCGACTCGCCTCGCAGCCGCAGATATTGACCGAAGGCCGTAACCCGCTCACGGGTTACGGCCTTCAGTCGTGTCCGTACGGCGGTCGCCGGGACGAGACGGCTACCGGCACGGATCCGGCGCGCCCATCCCGTCAGTGGAAGAAGTGCCGCGTACCCGTGAAGTACATCGTCACGCCCGCCTTCTTCGCGGCCTCGACGACCAGCTCGTCACGGACCGAACCGCCGGGCTGGGCCACGGCCTTGATGCCGGCCGCGGTCAGGATCTCCAGGCCGTCCGGGAACGGGAAGAACGCGTCGGAAGCGGCGTACGCTCCTCGCGCACGCTCCTCGCCCGCCCGCTCGACGGCGAGCTTCGCGGAGTCGACGCGGTTGACCTGACCCATGCCGACGCCGACCGAGGCGCCGCCCTTGGCGAGCAGGATCGCGTTGGACTTGACCGCGCGGCAGGCCTTCCAGGCGAACGCGAGCTCGGCGAGCTCGTCCTCGGAGAGCGCCTCACCGGTGGCGAGGGTCCAGTTGGCCGGGTCGTCGCCGTCGGCCTGGAGCCGGTCGGTGACCTGGAGCAGCGCGCCGCCGTCGATCGGCTTGACCTCGACCGTGGAGGTCGGGGCGTCGGGGCAGCGCAGCACGCGGATGTTCTTCTTGCGGGCGAGGATCTCGACCGCGCCGTCCTCGTACGCCGGGGCGACGATGACCTCGGTGAAGATCTCCGCGACCTGCTCGGCCATGGCGACGGTCACCGGACGGTTGACGGCGATGACACCGCCGAAGGCCGACAGCGGGTCGCAGGCGTGCGCGTTGCGGTGCGCCTCGGCGACGTCGTCGGCGATCGCGATGCCGCACGGGTTGGCGTGCTTGATGATCGCGACGCACGGCTCGGCGTGGTCGTACGCGGCACGGCGCGCTGCGTCCGTGTCCGTGTAGTTGTTGTACGACATCTCCTTGCCGTGCAGCTGCTCCGCCTCGGCCAGGCCGCCGGCGCCGGAGGTGTAGAGCGCGGCGGGCTGGTGCGGGTTCTCGCCGTACCGCAGGACGTTGCTGCGCTCGTACGTCGCACCGAAGAAGTCGGGGAAGCCCGAGTCGTCGGCGGCGGCGTAGTCGTCCGCGAACCAGGAGGCGACAGCCACGTCGTAGGCGGCCGTGTGCTGGAACGCCTCGGCGGCGAGCCGCTTGCGGGTCGTCAGGTCGAAGCCGCCCGCCTTGACCGCGGCGAGGACGTCGGCGTACCGCTCGGGGCTCGTGACGACGGCCACGGACGGATGGTTCTTGGCCGCGGCGCGGACCATCGACGGTCCGCCGATGTCGATCTGCTCCACGCACTCGTCGGCGGAGGCGCCGGAGGCGACGGTCTCCTTGAACGGGTACAGGTTGACGACGACGAGGTCGAAGGGCTCGACACCGAGCTCGGCGAGCTGCTCACGGTGGGCGTCCAGGCGCAGGTCGGCGAGGATGCCGGCGTGCACGCGCGGGTGCAGCGTCTTGACACGGCCGTCAAGGCACTCGGGGAAGCCGGTGAGCTCCTCGACCTTGGTGACCGGCACGCCGGCGGCGGCGATCTTCCCGGCGGTCGAACCGGTGGAGACGAGCTCGACGCCCGCCTCGTGCAGACCGCGGGCGAGGTCTTCGAGCCCCGTCTTGTCGTAGACACTGACCAGGGCGCGGCGGATGGGCTTATTCACCGACATGACCGAGATGAACCTTTCGTCCCTCAATGCGATAGCCGTTACGGGCGAGCCGCCCCACGACCTCGACGAGCAGCTTGCGCTCGACTTCCTTGATGCGTTCATGGAGAGCGGCTTCGCCCTCCGGCGTGTCCTCTTCGGTCACCTCGACCACGCCCTGCGCGATGATCGGACCGGTGTCGACGCCGTCGTCGACGAAGTGGACGGTGCACCCGGTGACCTTCGCGCCGTATGCGAGGGCGTCACGCACCCCGTGGGCACCGGGAAAGCTGGGGAGCAGGGCGGGGTGTGTGTTGACGAACCGGCCGCCGAACTCGGCGAGGAACCGCTTGCCCACGATCTTCATGAAGCCCGCGGACACCACGAGGTCCGGGCGGTGCGCGGCAGTGGCGGCGGCGAGCGCCGCGTCCCACTCCTCGCGGGTGGCGTAGTCCTTGACCTTGCAGACGAAGGTCGGCAGCCCGGCGCGCTCCGCCCGTTCCAGACCGACGATGTTGTCGCGGTCGGCGCCGACCGCGACGACCTGGGCGCCGAAGCCCGCAGGGTCGTCGCCGATCGCATCGAGCAGGGCTTGGAGGTTCGTACCGGAACCGGAGACCAGCACGACCAGGCGGGCCGGAGCGGCGGAGGGGGGCGGGGAGGCCACGGCTGGGCCCTTTCTCGCGTGGTGAAGCAGAGCGACGCTGTTTGTAGGGTCGTTATTTGTAGGGTCGTACGAAAGAATCGCGCCCCTCGATACGGGGAACTCTACGAAGGAGCCGACCGTCAGCAACGATACCGGCACATCGGGGGACCCCCACGGGACGGGGGTGAGGGGCCGGATCGCAGGGGAGATCCAAGGGAGATCGAGGGGGAGATCGCACAGGGAGGGGGTCCGGGCGGCAGATATCGGCCTCCGGCGCCGCACTCCCCGCTTTCGGCCCCTCCTGGCCGGGAGGTAGCGTCAGGGGACAGCGAACCGTCCGTCAGGGCGGAAATGACGAGATGGGGAAGACGTTCACCATATGCCGGACCGACGCCGCCGCACCGCCTTCCGCCACCCGCTGCCCGAGCGGGCCTCACTGCTGCTGCGGGAACGCCAGTCCCCGACGGGCTCCTCCTCGGATCCTTCGGATTCGCCGGATTCCTCGAACAAGAAGGACGACAACCCCTTCGCGCCACCGCCGGAGAACCGCCCCGACCAGCCGTGGCGGCCGCGCCACCCGTCGCCCGGTGCGAACGGGAGCGGAGGCGACGGTGCGAACGGGAACGGCGATGGGTCGTCCGAGGGCGGCTCGTCCGACGACCGGCCGGCCTGGGGCAGCCAGTGGAGCAGCCACCAGCCGGGCCGCCAGAGCGGCGGCTTCGGCGGCCGTCCGGGCGGCCAGGCCGGACCGAACGGCCCAGGCGGTCAGGGCGGCCCCGAGGGCGGCCCCGGCGGACTGCGCTGGGACCCGACCGACCCCGCCCAGCGGCGCGCCCGCTACGCGCTGCTCTCCGGCATGTGGGCCTTCTTCTTCGCGATCTTCGATTTCCCGGAGATCGCCCTCCTCCTCGGCGCACTCGCCGTGTACTGGTCGATCAGCTCGCTGCGTGCCAAGCCGAGGAGTGCAACGGCGGCGGAGAGCACCCACAGGGCTGCCGGTACGGGTTCCGGTTCCGCTCCGGCCGGGGGCCCGGCTCCCGGAGCCGGGACTGCCGCCCCGTACGCACAGAGCCAGGGCAGGCCGCAGACGACGGCTGCCGTCAGCGGCCTCGTCACGGCGCTGCTCGCCCTCTCGATCGTCGCAATGACGTTCACGGTGCAGCTGGTCTACCGCGACTACTACACCTGCGTGAACGACGCTCTCACCAAGTCCGGACAGCTGGCCTGCAACGACCTGCTGCCGAAGCCGCTGGAGCCGTTCTTCGGCGTCAAGAACTAGCGCTTTCCGGACTGCTCGTCGGCCCGGCCTCCGGAGGCCGGGCCGACGGCGTCCCGGGGCGCTTGGAGAGCGATACCCAGCGGGAACCCCCGGCGGTCCAGGGGGAATCCCCGGCCGCCCGCTCGTGCCACGGGTCGGTCGGCAGAAAGTCGTACGGCTCAGCGCCCGCATCCCCCTCGTACCAGGACTCCGCGCCGGGCACGGGCGCCGACGTCGAGGCCGGCGAAGGCGGAGACACGGGGACGGAACCGACCCCGGCCGGGGATCCGGTTCGGGTTCCGGTTTCCGTGCCCGTTCCGGTGCCGGGTACTGGCTCCGATGCCCCGGCCGCATCCTCGCCCCGACGCCTGCGCCACCGCCGCGTACCGCCCCGCTGCCGCTCCGAAACCTCTGTATCCGCCGGGGAGGGAAGCACCGACCCGGCCTCCCCTGTCCCGCTGCCGTGCTGCCGCAGCCGCCAGGCCCTCAGCAGCAGCGCCCCGGGTACCCCGATCAGCGCCGTCCACGCCGGCGCCGCCGCCCCCGTGAGCCACCAGACCGGGCCGAA harbors:
- a CDS encoding bifunctional methylenetetrahydrofolate dehydrogenase/methenyltetrahydrofolate cyclohydrolase, coding for MTAQILDGKATAAAIKSDLTVRVAALKAQGITPGLGTLLVGDDPGSRWYVNGKHRDCAQVGIGSIQRELPDTATQEEIEDVVRELNANPDCTGYIVQLPLPKGIDTNRVLELMDPVKDADGLHPMNLGRLVLNETGPLPCTPQGVVQLLRHHDVEINGAHVVVVGRGVTIGRSIPLLLTRKSENATVTQCHTGTRDLAAQLKQADIIVAAAGSPHIIRPEYVKPGAAVLDVGVSRDEEGKIVGDVHPGVAEVAAWISPNPGGVGPMTRAQLLVNVVEAAERDAAAAASVSAD
- the purH gene encoding bifunctional phosphoribosylaminoimidazolecarboxamide formyltransferase/IMP cyclohydrolase; this encodes MSVNKPIRRALVSVYDKTGLEDLARGLHEAGVELVSTGSTAGKIAAAGVPVTKVEELTGFPECLDGRVKTLHPRVHAGILADLRLDAHREQLAELGVEPFDLVVVNLYPFKETVASGASADECVEQIDIGGPSMVRAAAKNHPSVAVVTSPERYADVLAAVKAGGFDLTTRKRLAAEAFQHTAAYDVAVASWFADDYAAADDSGFPDFFGATYERSNVLRYGENPHQPAALYTSGAGGLAEAEQLHGKEMSYNNYTDTDAARRAAYDHAEPCVAIIKHANPCGIAIADDVAEAHRNAHACDPLSAFGGVIAVNRPVTVAMAEQVAEIFTEVIVAPAYEDGAVEILARKKNIRVLRCPDAPTSTVEVKPIDGGALLQVTDRLQADGDDPANWTLATGEALSEDELAELAFAWKACRAVKSNAILLAKGGASVGVGMGQVNRVDSAKLAVERAGEERARGAYAASDAFFPFPDGLEILTAAGIKAVAQPGGSVRDELVVEAAKKAGVTMYFTGTRHFFH
- the purN gene encoding phosphoribosylglycinamide formyltransferase codes for the protein MASPPPSAAPARLVVLVSGSGTNLQALLDAIGDDPAGFGAQVVAVGADRDNIVGLERAERAGLPTFVCKVKDYATREEWDAALAAATAAHRPDLVVSAGFMKIVGKRFLAEFGGRFVNTHPALLPSFPGAHGVRDALAYGAKVTGCTVHFVDDGVDTGPIIAQGVVEVTEEDTPEGEAALHERIKEVERKLLVEVVGRLARNGYRIEGRKVHLGHVGE